The following DNA comes from Triplophysa dalaica isolate WHDGS20190420 chromosome 5, ASM1584641v1, whole genome shotgun sequence.
aACCAATCAGGTCTagaccaccattgactatcatagtagaaaaaaaatactatcaCAGTGAATGctgcaagatctgtttggttaaggacattcttccagatatcttcctttgagtacagcagaacaaataaatgtatacaggtttggaactacttGAGGAGGAGTGAATGATAAGAGGATTTTCGCCTGAACTATACCATTAACATAACAATTTAAACAGTTACAATTacattacaattttaaaatttaaagcataaattattTCTAATACAAACTAATGCAATGTTTACggaaaaacaaccaaaaaacattgtaacaatTCTACTATTAATTAACTACACATATCTGGCTCCCACATACAAAACATCATCAACCATATAAAGGTCAAGTGCCTGGTATTCCAATTCATCTCCTGGCATCATACAAAACCAGTCCTTGTcaaatgaaacatgaaatgcatgaaaatgaGAGTCAAACAAATGTGGAAGTAACAGTTTTCCACACAGTACCCACAACGTGTCTATGTTGAAGACATACTTGACCTGAAAGAATAATGGAACTTCCTCTGTATGcacaacatcaacaacaaaaacatcttTGGTTGCATACTTTACATTGTTAAGACAAGCCTCTTTTACACAATGAATTGTTTTAGCAGCAAAATCTATGGCTTGACATTTTTTGTGGCTTTTCAATGTATTTTGAAGCTCTTTGGGTAAAAGAGCTTCACCCAGCATGCTTCTGGATGAAGACTCCCAACACTGTTTGAATTGGTGTCTTTTGCTTAAAGAAGCAGTGATGTTCATGAAGTTTTTACAGGTGCttgaaacattcttaaaatacaaatgctTGCTTTCAAAACGCATACACCACAGAGGGCGCAGCGGACCGTAAGATGAAATAAGTCTTGCGTAATGTATAAGATAATGACACTTTGGTGTGATGACATCAAATACATCTTTTAACTCTTGCAAGAACTCGTTCACTTTCAGGTCAAGAATCGAAAGGCTTTCTCAATTCACAATATCTGTAATTTCTCGACATAGAAGGCAGACATTCCAATACTTGGAACAGGGTGGTATGCGTTGTGCGATCAAAAAGGGTAAAATCCTAAATAGGCACCATTTCTGTGAGGCTGACCCTGAGATATTTGAATTATGTAAAATTTTCTCTGAAAGCTGGGATGGTTTGTTTGCTCTATCATTTTGACCTATGGAAAATTGACTCAGTTCAGCATTTACTTCCTGTATAGTCATATGCTTATCTCGGTGTGCCTTACACAAAACTAGTTTGACTACTAATGGTATTACACCTTCTAACAAGTCGTGCATCAAGTCAGGAGGCGATCCTTTCGTCACATCAAAGTAACTTAGTTCATCAAATGGACAAATTCTCTCAACACCATATATAGCAGTGTTGTTGGGGTTTTCCTTGATGGAATCCAAGTGATACTTATGGACAGCTGAAGTTCTGAGAATAAACTTATCTTCACAGAAAAACTCATTCTTACTTGAGTGAGTTGCCATACAGTATCTGCATATCCGACCAGAGTTAAACGACATGGTAAAGCCCCCTATCATGTGCGCCGACAAATTGTCCCCAGAGATAGATGCCAGAGCAGCAAACACTTTGAAGGTCTCATCACTGAACTTCAAATCAAATCCATCAGTTGACAGTAATTTTAACTCATCCAACAATGGTTTTAGAATTATGTCCATATGCTGCTTAAACATTGAATGCTTAACGAGTAAGGCAAGGTGAATATGTTTTAGCTGAGACCTATATTTTACATCTATATTGCCAACAGTGTAGTAGATGGCACacactttgtgtttgtttcttttagaaCCTAGAGGATTAACCACTTCAAATTCATCCTCATAGAAGTGCAGCCTTAATGCATCTGGATGTTTGGCAAAGAATGGATGTTCCTTGAAGTACATTCCATCACTGTAGTCTCTCAGCACATGCTCATCCCTTGGCTGAATATGTTGGGCCCTTTATAGAATCCCATATATCCTCATGGCTGCAGTACTTTTTGAGAACATCGGTGATGGGAACATAAGCAAAATGTCCAATCTTATGACCGTTAACATAAAGTATGTTGCACAGGTTCTATCATGTCCAAATGTGATACACAGTATGCTTTAAACAAGTGTTCAGTGTCTATCACTTTACAGGCCtcagaaaaaaagtcaaatgatTGTAAATGGCCGACAAGTTCAGGAATGTCTTCGATATTAAATCCATTCTGCTTTAAATGGTGAATAAGCAAGGAATCatagttttctttgaagaaACTAAACAGAAATTTAACATCGTCCAAAATTTCCTGCTGAACAGACTGTGGTaggatgtttttttctctgcaTTTCAACACAAACGAAACAAGATTTGCTCGGAAATTAGTCAGAAGATCATTCATGTTTGGGACAACATCTTGAGATGCATCCTCTGCTGTGTCATTGTTGACTTCATTGTCCGTGTTGTCTTCACTGTCACTTATGTCAACTTCAACCTCTCCAGTGACATTCCTTTCATTTGGCCAAATGTGAGTTCTGTGTTTTCTATATACGTGACGCCTGAAAGACTCGTATTTGCAAAAGAAACGCTGACACTCGTCAAGTCCACAGCAGATAGAAAAATTAGGATCGTGAGCATGAATCAAGCCTATATGTTTAATTAGTTTTACTGCTGTAAAATGTCGACGTGAACACTTTGGACAAGAATAGGGCCGTGGCATCATCGGGGTCTAGAATAAAAGATTGATAATCCTAACAACAGCAGTTGGCAATGGCTTGTCACCAAGTGTCGTTACCTTCAACACATGCCTCTGGAGAAAGAGCAGGGTATTCCTGTTGTGCGAGGGATACGCAAGGTTGAAGACAAAATACGAACAAAAAGCAGAAAGAACTCCATCCTCAACCCCAACTGCTTGGCAGATTTCAGATCCCTCCATTTTCACAGTGGTGAAGACTCTCTTCTCACTGAAGACCTGTTTCCAGTTAGAAGTTCCCAAAATCTGCACAGTGGGATATGGTGTAGCTGGTTCATCctgaacaaaaagaagaaaatctgTTTTAGAAAAGTCTGAAGCAAAATTATTTcccaaatgacaaaaaaaaaaaactaaataattgaTGATTGACATCACAGAGTTTACTGATATTTTAGTAAGGATGTGAGAATGCCATCTTACCAATACAGAGATAGAACGTCGTTGCATGTGTGAACAGCACATTATTGGGAATACCGTTTAAATGATTCTGGCAATCTTTCATAAATTTACTGATCTTACAGTGTGAAAGTGGCTAGAGTTATTTTTTTGATAATGTATGAGAAACACGGCAATACCTGTCCGACTCCAATTATGACATAATTGTCCACTTTCTCCCTGAATATCACTGGAAGTAATACCAGAGCAGCTCGGAAATCCATatctaaaaatacattaaaaagataTATAGATGAACAGtactaaaatatacatttttaaaaaaagcagAGCCTAGACAGAAATCTGGCATACCACAAAGATTCTCTGCTACAGCTTCTTCTCTGGCATCCATGTACTGTGCTTCTATAGCAGATTTCCCCTTTGCCATCCTCAACACACTGGGCACAATTTTGCTGAAGGAAACCTGGAAGCGCCGGCTTAAATCAGATACATCATGCATTCGGCCCATTTCCTGGAATAGCTAAAATgcagataaaaatatttaattccgTTTGCATGTTTGTCTTTGCTGTTGTTGAGAGCAACATTTCACACAtggctttcatttttctggaaaCAGACCATAAACACAATGTCTATACTGTACAAACAGAATGTTATATGCCCTCATCCTGCTACAACATGAACCATATTATAAACTATATACACATATacttgaatataaaatatacaaatgtatacatttgcaTTGTGACAGCTACTGTACAAATACATTCATAATAAACCCATGGAGCAATTTTGACAATCTATCTTGATTAAAAGTGCATAGGAACATACTGTAAAAAGATCAACTATGACATGAGTACAGTTTTACTCACACTTGACTTGGATAAACACATTTTGGTATGCTTTGCAATGTTGCCTTGTGAAATTGAATTGAACCCAGTAAAATTGCAACACTGAAATAAGTACCTTTTTTGAAACAATGTAAATTAACTACAGGTCTGAAAACACACTTAACGTCATACAGACATGAAACAATATGGGTTAAGCTACTTACAACTGAAGGAGTCCTGAGGAAGGGATATATTTGAAAAATCTCAGCAACAGGAGTGCCATTCACTATTTCCCTCCTCCTCCAGGCAAATGTTAGTTTAATTTTTTCATCCACTATTCCAGCATCTGGTTGGGTCTTCTTGTACTGGTCCTGTAAGGTCTTCACATGAGCATTAATTGAAGTAGCATCCTCACCAATAGAAGGGAAACAGTCTTCATCTACctacaatgtaaaaaacacagatacacacacacacacacacacacacacatatatatattatatatataaaatatataaaaaacccAAGATTGCTGATTCGTAAGTAAACTAGCTTTGAACTGTAGTCTTTCACCAAAGgaataaagataaatatttattttagagtTTGCTATTGTCATTTATATCTGCTCACCACAGATCTGCTGGTTCTTTGAAAACTATCATCTTTTTCTACAGGTTTCTTTACACCGTGGCCATATTTCACTTTTATCTTCTTAACCTCCTATTCATTAACAATCGGGGATCGATCCGttttgaattttctttttagAGACATGTGCCACGTATGCTGTTggacaaaaaaatgtgtcacaGCTAGTACTTTCTGGGAAAGCAATTATAAAAAGCCTTGCTCATTAAATGCTTTtataacaaaaagcagttttctgtTAAAATGTCATGAAACTATAAATAGGGCTGCTCGATTAAggcaaaaatcataatcacgaaaatgttttttcttaaacagTTCACTTACATATCCATTTCCCTCTGCATCTCTCAGGAAAGGGTATTTTGAGGGTAGAGCCTTGACTACAGAAACATAGTCACTGTTTGAAGGATAGCTGTCAAAAGGAAAGAGTGTGCAAATTTACAACAGGAATTTTggcatttctatatttttttttacttacagTGTGTGCTGAGCCATAGACTCTTGCAGCACTCTTATAATTTTATGCCGGTAAGAGCTGATCTTATGACAGGGCTCTTTGTTATCCAGTTTTGACTGAACGTCCAATGGGAATTTTGGTAATGAGAACACTGAAGGAAATGGGGCTGGGGTTCTTTGATCTTGGCTGTTTAGAGAGGGGAATGATGCAgaatcatgaaaaaaatataacaccACAGTTATTGTGACCAAAATCATCAATATTATCATCTTATTTTTTAACCTGGTGTGCTGGACATTTTCATAAAGTATGTCAAAAAGATATAAACCCAGTGAAATaacttttaattgttttgatacAACCTGTTATTAATTTGCTAGAAAATTAAATCATTAACCGGTATTGGAATCTACCAAGTATGTTTAacttgtatttttgtgaataaGCAAGGTGAACCGTTCTTTATCAACACTCAGATCACTTGTTTTTATGACAAAATCTAAGGAAATACAAATTCAACCttttctgataaaaaaaaataattttaagaaaaatactgTTACTTGCCTCACAGCTGAGGATGCTGCCAGATCAGAtcttaataattttttatatgaagGCAGCAAAGTTTCACAAGGTAGCATACCGCCCCTGACTGGATCAAGGGAAAGTGCCAGTTCACAGACCGATCACGTGCGACATGCCATGCATTTTTGACAATGGATGCCGTAACTAACCGTTCTAGCATTATACCCAGAATTGTTGCATCCCTACAACATACTAGTGCTCTCACGTGCCGTCAGAAAATTCATAATTCCTACTTCTGAAGTCATAATCATGGGTCG
Coding sequences within:
- the LOC130421303 gene encoding uncharacterized protein LOC130421303 isoform X2; the protein is MYFKEHPFFAKHPDALRLHFYEDEFEVVNPLGSKRNKHKVCAIYYTVGNIDVKYRSQLKHIHLALLVKHSMFKQHMDIILKPLLDELKLLSTDGFDLKFSDETFKVFAALASISGDNLSAHMIGGFTMSFNSGRICRYCMATHSSKNEFFCEDKFILRTSAVHKYHLDSIKENPNNTAIYGVERICPFDELSYFDVTKGSPPDLMHDLLEGVIPLVVKLVLCKAHRDKHMTIQEVNAELSQFSIGQNDRANKPSQLSEKILHNSNISGSASQKWCLFRILPFLIAQRIPPCSKYWNVCLLCREITDIVN
- the LOC130421303 gene encoding uncharacterized protein LOC130421303 isoform X1 yields the protein MIILMILVTITVVLYFFHDSASFPSLNSQDQRTPAPFPSVFSLPKFPLDVQSKLDNKEPCHKISSYRHKIIRVLQESMAQHTLYPSNSDYVSVVKALPSKYPFLRDAEGNGYVDEDCFPSIGEDATSINAHVKTLQDQYKKTQPDAGIVDEKIKLTFAWRRREIVNGTPVAEIFQIYPFLRTPSVLFQEMGRMHDVSDLSRRFQVSFSKIVPSVLRMAKGKSAIEAQYMDAREEAVAENLCDMDFRAALVLLPVIFREKVDNYVIIGVGQDEPATPYPTVQILGTSNWKQVFSEKRVFTTVKMEGSEICQAVGVEDGVLSAFCSYFVFNLAYPSHNRNTLLFLQRHVLKVTTLGDKPLPTAVVRIINLLF